From one Variovorax sp. PBL-H6 genomic stretch:
- the gspL gene encoding type II secretion system protein GspL has translation MALLLVTAPLPPAPAGGDYGWAAWSSDGRKLRSQGSAPPALLPSGDELILCVPAATLSWHQVTLPQGSMTSGVRLRSVLNGLLEDQLLDDPEQLHFALQPDPRAGVPVWVAACNRLWLRGVVQALESAGRRVTRIVPEFAPQPPGAAPMMFAIGEPGTAQLVVCDTEGVTPLPLDSAGTTLVGTVPEGTAVLAEPAVAELAESLLERRVPIVKPPARWLQASRSPWDLAQFDLASTGRARASKKLVAIWRALWHGPEWRLARWGALVLVLTQLIGLNAWAWKERNALNNKRAAVNNILRQTFPSVQLVVDAPVQMVREVATLQQATGGVSAIDLEPMLGAVATSLPPARVPSAIDYTAGQLRLRGLGLQPSEANQVAATLSARGYSARSEGDLLLVQAEAPR, from the coding sequence ATGGCCCTGCTGCTCGTCACCGCCCCTCTTCCTCCTGCGCCTGCCGGCGGCGATTACGGCTGGGCGGCGTGGTCCAGCGACGGGCGCAAGCTGCGATCGCAAGGCAGCGCGCCACCCGCCCTTCTGCCGAGCGGCGACGAACTGATCCTGTGTGTGCCCGCGGCCACGTTGTCCTGGCACCAGGTCACCCTTCCGCAGGGCAGCATGACCAGCGGCGTGCGCCTGCGCTCGGTGCTCAACGGCCTGCTCGAAGACCAGCTGCTCGATGATCCGGAGCAGCTCCACTTCGCACTGCAGCCGGACCCACGCGCGGGCGTGCCCGTCTGGGTCGCGGCATGCAACCGGCTCTGGCTGCGCGGCGTTGTTCAGGCTCTCGAGAGCGCGGGCCGCCGCGTCACCCGCATCGTTCCCGAATTCGCGCCGCAACCGCCCGGCGCGGCACCGATGATGTTCGCTATCGGCGAGCCCGGCACCGCCCAGTTGGTGGTCTGCGACACCGAAGGCGTCACCCCGCTGCCGCTCGATTCCGCCGGCACGACGCTGGTAGGCACAGTGCCGGAAGGAACGGCGGTGCTGGCGGAGCCCGCCGTGGCCGAGCTCGCGGAAAGCCTGCTGGAGCGGCGCGTGCCCATCGTCAAACCGCCCGCCCGCTGGCTGCAGGCCAGCCGCTCGCCCTGGGATCTTGCGCAGTTCGACCTCGCCTCCACCGGCCGCGCGCGTGCCAGCAAGAAGCTGGTGGCGATATGGCGCGCGCTGTGGCACGGGCCCGAATGGCGGCTGGCGCGCTGGGGCGCGCTGGTGCTCGTGCTGACGCAGCTCATTGGCCTCAACGCCTGGGCCTGGAAGGAGCGCAACGCACTCAACAACAAGCGAGCAGCAGTGAACAACATCCTCAGGCAGACCTTTCCCTCGGTGCAACTGGTGGTCGACGCGCCAGTACAGATGGTGCGCGAGGTCGCGACGCTGCAGCAGGCCACGGGTGGCGTGTCGGCGATCGACCTTGAGCCCATGCTCGGCGCCGTCGCCACCAGCCTGCCGCCGGCGCGGGTCCCCAGCGCTATCGACTACACCGCGGGTCAGCTGCGCCTGCGCGGCTTGGGCCTGCAGCCCTCGGAAGCCAATCAGGTCGCAGCAACCCTGTCCGCGCGCGGCTACAGCGCGCGCAGCGAGGGCGACCTGCTGCTGGTTCAGGCGGAGGCGCCGCGATGA
- the gspK gene encoding type II secretion system minor pseudopilin GspK: MKRPAPLASRPQRGAALLTAMLTVTLVATFAAASLWQQWRAVEIEAAERARVQSAWVLVGALDWSRLILREDARAGGGAGPDHLAEPWAVPLEEAKLSSFLAADKNIASDALEGLPEAFLQGRIIDAQSKLNVMNMVLNGAPVPAEIAVFTKLFEMLGLPVQEVPVLAAQLRRALPPAASVGAGTGAATGTATGTGTGTGGGAGAGAGAATQPTTDTSASGPLLPQRTAQLIWLGLSPSTVTALEPYVTILPTRTPLNINTASAEALAASVPSLDLASAKRVVAQRATRYFRTQEDANKVLAQGAGQFNSQQHSVGTNFFEVQGRIRLGNAWVEEHSLLRRDNLELRILWRERGAGATSMAPKS, translated from the coding sequence CCTTTGCAGCTGCATCGCTCTGGCAGCAGTGGCGCGCCGTCGAGATCGAGGCGGCCGAACGGGCGCGCGTGCAATCGGCCTGGGTCCTGGTCGGCGCGCTCGATTGGTCGCGCCTGATCCTGCGCGAGGACGCCCGGGCCGGTGGAGGCGCCGGCCCCGATCACCTGGCCGAGCCATGGGCTGTGCCGCTGGAGGAAGCCAAGCTGTCGAGCTTCCTCGCGGCCGACAAGAACATCGCCAGCGACGCCCTCGAGGGCTTGCCCGAGGCCTTTCTCCAGGGCCGGATCATCGACGCGCAATCCAAGCTGAACGTGATGAACATGGTGCTGAACGGCGCGCCGGTGCCGGCAGAGATCGCCGTCTTCACCAAGCTGTTCGAGATGCTGGGCCTTCCCGTGCAGGAGGTGCCGGTACTCGCAGCGCAGCTCAGGCGTGCCCTGCCGCCGGCCGCCTCCGTGGGCGCGGGGACGGGCGCTGCAACTGGAACTGCAACTGGAACAGGAACAGGAACAGGGGGAGGCGCGGGCGCGGGCGCAGGTGCAGCCACGCAGCCCACCACCGACACCTCGGCGTCCGGCCCACTTCTGCCGCAGCGCACGGCCCAACTCATCTGGCTCGGGTTGTCGCCCTCCACGGTGACGGCGCTGGAACCTTACGTCACCATCCTGCCCACGCGCACGCCGCTCAACATCAACACCGCGAGCGCCGAAGCGCTTGCAGCCAGCGTGCCCTCTCTCGACCTGGCGAGCGCCAAGCGCGTCGTCGCGCAGCGCGCCACGCGCTACTTCCGCACCCAGGAAGACGCCAACAAAGTGCTCGCTCAAGGCGCCGGCCAGTTCAACAGCCAGCAGCACAGCGTCGGCACCAACTTCTTCGAAGTGCAGGGCCGAATCAGGCTTGGCAATGCCTGGGTCGAGGAGCACTCACTGCTGCGGCGCGACAACCTCGAGTTGCGGATCCTATGGCGTGAACGTGGCGCAGGCGCCACGTCCATGGCTCCTAAGTCCTGA
- the gspM gene encoding type II secretion system protein GspM, with translation MNWLESLEARWQAWWPELEPREQRLIGAAAALVLLALLWWVALAPALRILSAAPTEHARLDAQLQQMTTLQTQAKALQAQPRASRDDAVRALEGSVRQSLGPNAQLQPAASGDGITVAVRTLPADTLAQWLAQARSNARAVPREAHLARSSQGAPAAGGTAPMGGGTSNERPAVRWDGTLVMGLPPR, from the coding sequence ATGAACTGGCTCGAATCCCTCGAAGCGCGGTGGCAGGCCTGGTGGCCCGAGCTGGAGCCTCGCGAACAGCGCCTGATCGGCGCTGCGGCTGCGCTGGTGCTGCTGGCCCTGCTGTGGTGGGTGGCGCTGGCGCCGGCACTGCGCATCCTGTCCGCGGCACCCACCGAGCACGCCAGGCTCGATGCACAGCTGCAGCAGATGACCACGCTGCAGACCCAGGCCAAGGCCCTGCAGGCACAACCCCGTGCGAGCCGCGACGATGCAGTGCGCGCCCTCGAAGGCTCGGTGCGCCAGAGCCTCGGGCCCAATGCGCAGCTGCAGCCCGCCGCTTCCGGCGACGGCATCACGGTCGCGGTGCGCACCCTTCCAGCCGACACCCTCGCCCAGTGGCTGGCCCAGGCCCGCAGCAATGCACGTGCCGTCCCGCGCGAAGCACACCTTGCGCGCAGCTCGCAAGGCGCGCCGGCCGCCGGCGGCACTGCTCCGATGGGCGGCGGCACGAGCAACGAGCGCCCCGCCGTGCGCTGGGACGGCACGCTGGTCATGGGCTTGCCGCCCCGTTGA